A window from Sphingobacterium hotanense encodes these proteins:
- a CDS encoding IS110 family RNA-guided transposase, giving the protein MEKFCGLDVHKDSVFMCILSENNEKYEEVFKTLTPDLERLLDTLVDHGVGLVAMESTSIYWYPLWNILESDFDVKLVNPLFIKQVPGRKSDVKDAEWIATVLMKDLIKGSFVPPSIIQQLRLYNRKITKLNKQLRRSEQEMDEMLQRCNIRLSNYVSDIGCKSMKKVVQAIAKNHLNPDYLLSLVHARIVRKSGAETIRASLTGTFTSVDIEILRMIVEDINFHHDQLEFCKKELLKLCYQHFNLQMELLVTIPGVKEHAAACIISEIGTDMKFFTSATALVGWTGLRPRNDQSAGKIKGRKTLHGNKYLRLMLVQCAWGASRTKGSAFMARYQRFRKRMHHNKALIANARKLLVIIWNILAKKEPYFAQAI; this is encoded by the coding sequence ATGGAAAAATTTTGTGGTCTTGATGTACATAAAGATAGTGTTTTTATGTGCATTCTAAGTGAAAACAACGAAAAGTATGAAGAGGTTTTTAAGACTTTAACCCCTGACCTTGAACGGCTTCTTGACACGCTTGTTGATCATGGTGTCGGACTTGTTGCCATGGAGAGCACCAGTATCTATTGGTACCCGTTATGGAATATTCTAGAATCGGATTTTGATGTTAAATTGGTCAATCCACTGTTCATCAAGCAGGTTCCTGGAAGGAAGTCCGATGTCAAGGATGCCGAGTGGATCGCTACGGTTTTGATGAAGGATCTGATTAAAGGGAGCTTTGTTCCTCCTAGCATCATCCAACAATTGCGGCTTTACAACCGTAAGATTACCAAGCTCAACAAACAATTGCGTCGCAGTGAACAGGAAATGGATGAGATGCTTCAAAGATGCAACATCCGTTTGAGTAATTACGTCTCTGATATCGGCTGCAAGTCCATGAAGAAAGTTGTTCAGGCTATCGCTAAGAATCATTTGAACCCGGATTATTTATTGAGCTTGGTCCATGCTCGGATTGTTAGGAAAAGCGGCGCGGAAACGATCCGAGCTTCGCTTACAGGAACATTCACTTCAGTAGACATCGAGATATTGAGGATGATCGTGGAGGATATCAATTTCCACCATGATCAGCTCGAATTCTGCAAGAAAGAGTTACTGAAGCTATGCTATCAGCATTTCAATCTTCAAATGGAACTATTGGTGACCATACCTGGAGTGAAAGAGCACGCAGCTGCCTGTATCATTTCTGAAATAGGGACGGACATGAAATTCTTTACATCGGCAACAGCCTTAGTAGGCTGGACCGGTCTTAGACCGCGGAACGACCAAAGTGCGGGTAAGATTAAAGGAAGAAAGACCCTACACGGAAATAAATATCTTCGCTTGATGCTCGTACAATGTGCTTGGGGAGCATCCAGAACAAAGGGAAGCGCTTTTATGGCGCGATATCAACGATTCAGAAAAAGAATGCACCACAACAAAGCGCTTATAGCAAATGCTAGAAAGCTGTTGGTGATAATTTGGAACATATTAGCCAAAAAGGAACCCTATTTTGCCCAAGCAATCTAG
- the clpB gene encoding ATP-dependent chaperone ClpB, which translates to MNFNNYTIKAQEAIQKASEIAVGNQQQAIEPAHILKALLTVDENVVGHLLKKLNVNINYITTEVDKQIEALPKVSGSNVYLSNSSAAVLQKAQSYLKEFNDEFVSIEQILLALLSANDKVSSLLKDQGVTEKDLKTAIKELRGNSRVTDQNAEATYNALGKYARNLNEFAESGKLDPVIGRDEEIRRVMQILSRRTKNNPILVGEPGVGKTAIAEGIAHRIIKGDAPENLKSKTVFSLDMGALIAGAKYKGEFEERLKAVVKEVSDSDGEIILFIDEIHTLVGAGGGEGAMDAANILKPALARGELRAIGATTLNEYQKYFEKDKALERRFQKVMVDEPDTQDAISILRGLKERYETHHKVRILDESIIAAVELSQRYITDRFLPDKAIDLIDEAASKLRLEMDSVPEAVDELERRIMQLEIEREAIKRENDERKVSELSETIANLSNERDSLKAAWQSEKTLVDQVNQEIQNIEDYKLEAEQAERAGDYGKVAELRYGKIKEAQDKVETLKQELSEKQQSSRMLKEEVTSEDIADVVSRWTGIPVSKMVQSEREKLLNLEEELHKRVAGQEEAIEAIADAIRRSRAGLSDAKRPIGSFIFLGTTGVGKTELAKALAEFLFDDEQALVRIDMSEYQERHAVSRLIGAPPGYVGYDEGGQLTEAVRRRPYSVVLLDEIEKAHPDVFNILLQVLDDGHLTDNKGRVVNFKNTIIIMTSNTGSHIIQENFSKMTDSNRDEVVGKTKDEVFELLQKSIRPEFLNRIDEVIMFTPLSRDEIGDIVRMQFGRVEKQLAEQNIFLSATDDALDWLAQLGYDPVYGARPLKRVIQKRVLNELSKEILSGKVSRDSVIQLDVFDGKFVFLNK; encoded by the coding sequence ATGAACTTTAATAATTATACAATCAAGGCTCAAGAAGCCATACAAAAAGCATCGGAGATTGCCGTTGGAAATCAACAGCAGGCAATCGAACCGGCGCATATACTTAAAGCCCTCTTAACGGTTGATGAAAACGTGGTTGGCCATTTGCTGAAAAAGCTAAACGTGAATATCAATTACATCACCACGGAGGTTGACAAACAGATTGAAGCATTGCCTAAAGTGAGCGGTAGCAACGTGTATTTAAGCAATTCTTCGGCTGCCGTTCTGCAAAAAGCACAAAGCTATCTGAAGGAATTCAATGACGAATTTGTATCCATTGAACAAATCCTTTTAGCCCTTTTATCAGCAAACGACAAGGTTTCTAGTCTTCTAAAAGATCAAGGGGTTACCGAGAAAGACCTTAAAACAGCGATCAAGGAACTTCGCGGCAATAGTCGAGTAACCGATCAGAATGCCGAGGCAACTTATAATGCACTGGGAAAATATGCAAGAAACTTAAATGAGTTTGCGGAGTCTGGCAAGCTAGACCCGGTAATCGGTCGCGATGAGGAGATTCGTCGAGTTATGCAAATCCTATCCCGTCGTACCAAGAACAACCCGATTTTAGTGGGTGAGCCTGGTGTGGGTAAAACAGCAATTGCTGAAGGTATAGCACATCGTATCATCAAAGGCGATGCACCGGAAAACTTAAAATCGAAAACCGTATTTTCATTAGATATGGGAGCCCTTATCGCGGGCGCAAAATATAAAGGCGAGTTCGAAGAACGCTTGAAAGCGGTCGTGAAAGAAGTATCCGATAGCGATGGAGAGATTATCCTCTTTATCGATGAGATCCATACGCTGGTTGGTGCTGGCGGTGGTGAAGGCGCTATGGATGCGGCGAACATCTTAAAACCGGCTTTAGCGCGCGGCGAGCTTCGTGCGATCGGTGCCACTACCCTCAACGAGTATCAAAAATACTTTGAAAAAGATAAGGCTTTGGAACGTCGTTTCCAAAAGGTCATGGTCGATGAACCGGATACACAAGATGCGATTTCCATCCTACGCGGATTGAAAGAACGCTATGAAACACACCACAAAGTAAGAATACTCGATGAATCCATTATCGCTGCTGTAGAGCTATCACAGCGCTACATCACCGATAGATTCCTACCGGATAAGGCGATTGACTTAATTGATGAGGCTGCATCTAAACTACGCTTAGAAATGGACTCTGTTCCTGAAGCAGTCGATGAGCTAGAGCGTCGCATCATGCAACTGGAAATTGAGCGCGAAGCCATCAAAAGAGAGAACGATGAGCGCAAAGTTTCTGAGCTATCTGAAACTATCGCTAATCTTTCCAACGAGCGAGACTCATTGAAGGCAGCATGGCAATCAGAGAAAACATTGGTTGATCAAGTCAACCAAGAGATTCAGAATATTGAAGATTACAAACTGGAAGCAGAACAAGCGGAACGTGCAGGTGACTATGGCAAGGTTGCGGAACTGCGCTACGGAAAGATAAAGGAAGCCCAGGACAAAGTAGAAACCCTGAAGCAAGAGCTTTCGGAAAAACAACAAAGCAGCCGCATGCTGAAGGAAGAAGTGACTTCCGAAGATATTGCTGACGTGGTATCTCGATGGACAGGTATTCCTGTGAGCAAGATGGTGCAGTCGGAACGTGAAAAGCTGTTGAATCTAGAGGAGGAATTGCATAAACGCGTAGCAGGACAAGAAGAGGCTATCGAAGCCATTGCGGACGCTATCCGCCGCTCTCGCGCGGGCTTGAGTGATGCAAAACGTCCGATCGGTTCCTTTATATTCTTAGGTACGACAGGGGTTGGTAAGACGGAGTTAGCGAAAGCGTTGGCGGAATTCTTATTCGATGATGAGCAAGCGCTCGTACGTATCGATATGTCGGAGTATCAGGAACGCCACGCTGTATCTAGATTAATCGGAGCGCCTCCAGGATACGTTGGCTACGATGAAGGCGGCCAGTTAACGGAAGCAGTACGTCGCAGACCCTATTCTGTTGTCCTTTTAGATGAAATCGAGAAAGCACATCCTGATGTATTCAACATCTTATTACAAGTGTTGGACGATGGCCACTTAACAGACAATAAAGGTCGCGTGGTAAACTTTAAGAACACGATCATTATCATGACCTCTAACACCGGTTCGCATATCATTCAAGAGAACTTCTCGAAGATGACAGACAGCAACCGCGACGAGGTAGTCGGTAAGACCAAAGACGAGGTATTTGAATTGCTTCAAAAATCCATCCGTCCGGAGTTCTTAAACCGTATCGATGAGGTAATCATGTTTACACCATTGAGCCGCGATGAAATCGGCGATATCGTACGCATGCAGTTTGGAAGAGTCGAAAAGCAATTAGCCGAACAAAACATCTTCCTATCCGCTACAGACGACGCACTAGATTGGTTAGCACAATTAGGATACGACCCAGTTTATGGAGCACGCCCATTGAAACGAGTTATCCAAAAACGCGTCCTCAACGAGCTTTCCAAAGAGATCCTCTCCGGAAAAGTAAGTCGAGACTCCGTGATACAATTGGATGTCTTTGACGGGAAATTTGTATTTCTAAATAAGTAG
- a CDS encoding TlpA family protein disulfide reductase: MKNIIITAIISFFASTVLAQEPMIINGTTTDEFYQEVVLFEVVNGRTEPIAQSKVVNGKFAFKFFPTYEGFYLLGSTQTQNNAARHIIYGKEKEVLNIAIGGKSYQLNGKNSADNKDLEKFQSMLSDMKEGIRLGGPMTYVEFYPIVEKLAPQIAPFKTTSKNQTFLSNFEILKDYLFHYYALQFQYLPKRAHPDAEEIISLYKELDHTKYLNENLLILPFGDSFLMSLVIDAGQQKKYSIKQGENKAQNAIDFIPDPTIKGQYIVLLSNNFKSYDVYLRLVEPNRKYLTLADQEKRLNSKLVKLADSKPGDDFIDFTFPDIAGKQYSKKSLLGNIIVIDFWATWCGPCKHEEPFYEKLAENYRNQNVKFIAISTDKDKAAWEKYVKGKEGDLDIIHLHASNKNILSEAYQINTIPRYMVIDANGKIVTTNSPRPSNVELKNLIDKLVK, from the coding sequence ATGAAAAATATCATCATAACGGCTATCATCAGCTTTTTCGCAAGTACGGTCCTCGCTCAGGAGCCCATGATCATCAATGGAACGACGACCGACGAATTCTATCAAGAAGTCGTGCTGTTCGAAGTAGTTAATGGACGAACAGAACCGATCGCGCAATCCAAAGTCGTGAATGGAAAATTTGCATTCAAGTTTTTCCCGACCTACGAAGGCTTTTATCTATTGGGGTCTACTCAAACTCAGAACAACGCTGCCAGACATATCATTTATGGTAAGGAGAAGGAAGTTCTAAATATTGCTATTGGCGGCAAGAGCTACCAATTGAACGGGAAGAATTCGGCGGATAATAAAGATCTGGAAAAGTTTCAATCCATGTTGAGCGATATGAAAGAAGGCATTCGTTTAGGCGGCCCTATGACCTATGTGGAGTTCTACCCTATCGTTGAGAAGTTGGCACCACAAATTGCCCCTTTCAAAACCACATCGAAGAATCAAACGTTCTTAAGCAACTTTGAAATACTGAAGGATTATCTCTTCCACTATTATGCGCTGCAGTTCCAATACCTGCCGAAAAGAGCTCATCCGGATGCTGAAGAGATTATCAGTTTGTACAAGGAACTAGATCATACGAAATATCTAAATGAAAATTTATTGATCCTTCCTTTTGGAGATAGCTTTTTGATGAGCTTGGTGATTGATGCAGGACAGCAAAAGAAATACAGCATTAAACAAGGCGAAAATAAAGCACAAAACGCAATCGATTTTATCCCGGATCCGACAATTAAAGGGCAGTATATTGTTCTGTTATCAAATAACTTCAAATCTTATGACGTTTATTTAAGATTGGTAGAACCAAACCGAAAGTATCTAACCCTTGCCGATCAGGAAAAACGATTGAATTCGAAGTTAGTTAAGCTGGCGGATTCAAAACCGGGAGATGACTTTATCGACTTTACATTTCCAGACATAGCGGGAAAACAGTATAGCAAGAAGTCTTTGCTGGGAAATATCATCGTTATTGATTTCTGGGCAACCTGGTGTGGCCCTTGTAAACATGAAGAACCATTCTATGAAAAGCTAGCGGAAAACTACAGAAATCAAAACGTGAAGTTCATAGCTATTTCGACAGATAAGGACAAAGCTGCATGGGAAAAATACGTTAAAGGGAAAGAAGGTGATTTAGATATCATCCATTTGCATGCAAGCAATAAGAATATTCTTTCCGAGGCTTATCAGATCAATACCATTCCGCGTTATATGGTCATCGATGCCAATGGAAAGATTGTAACGACCAATTCTCCTAGGCCTTCGAATGTAGAATTGAAAAATTTGATCGATAAATTGGTGAAATAG
- a CDS encoding D-2-hydroxyacid dehydrogenase: MRILANDGIDPIGKQILEAAGFEVDTVHIPQEELAARLNSYDAVTVRSATKLRQELIDLCPNIKVIGRGGVGMDNIDVDYARSKGITVVNTPAASSHSVAELVFAHLLNGVRFLYDSNRQMPVSGATKFGALKKAYGAGSELQGKTLGVVGFGRIGRETAKIGLGLGMNVIYSDLFEGPMSLTLNLSGDIQVEVPVKQADIETVLRESDFISLHVPFTDKPVIGKEEFEILKDGVGLVNASRGGVIDELALVDALNTGKVAFAGLDVYDDEPTPRAEILTHPKISLTPHIGAATNEAQERIGEELATLLIENLKK, encoded by the coding sequence ATGAGAATTTTAGCAAACGATGGGATCGATCCTATCGGTAAACAAATATTAGAGGCTGCCGGCTTCGAAGTGGATACCGTTCATATTCCACAAGAGGAATTAGCAGCACGCTTAAATAGCTATGATGCTGTTACAGTTCGTAGCGCAACGAAACTTAGACAAGAGCTGATCGACCTTTGCCCGAATATTAAAGTGATAGGTCGTGGGGGAGTAGGTATGGACAATATCGACGTGGATTATGCCCGCTCGAAAGGCATCACGGTTGTCAACACACCTGCAGCATCCTCGCATTCCGTTGCTGAATTAGTCTTTGCACATCTTTTAAATGGCGTTCGTTTCTTATACGACTCGAATCGTCAGATGCCGGTTTCTGGAGCAACTAAATTCGGCGCATTGAAGAAAGCTTATGGTGCTGGTTCCGAATTGCAAGGCAAGACTTTAGGCGTCGTAGGATTTGGACGTATCGGTCGCGAGACGGCAAAAATCGGTTTAGGCTTAGGAATGAATGTAATCTATTCCGATTTATTCGAAGGGCCGATGTCATTGACCTTAAATCTTTCTGGTGATATTCAAGTTGAAGTTCCTGTAAAGCAGGCTGATATAGAGACTGTCTTGCGCGAGTCTGACTTTATTTCTTTACACGTTCCATTTACAGACAAACCGGTTATTGGAAAAGAGGAATTTGAGATCTTGAAAGATGGAGTAGGTCTAGTAAATGCATCACGTGGAGGCGTTATTGATGAGTTAGCATTAGTGGATGCATTGAACACTGGTAAAGTTGCATTTGCAGGCTTAGATGTTTATGATGATGAACCTACGCCTCGTGCTGAAATTCTAACCCACCCGAAGATCTCCTTGACGCCGCATATTGGTGCTGCTACCAACGAAGCGCAGGAGCGTATAGGTGAGGAACTTGCAACATTATTAATAGAAAATCTGAAGAAGTAA
- a CDS encoding M60 family metallopeptidase: MKKNFIYFLFLLALISCKDSSFDRIIPEDDDEFPAPAPPPTPLPYPLDSAFQLKSITSAEAERIRLNQNFTSSDFIPTGWFAEEGSDLVVNLKRLSGDYYPVLIIGTYNRTANPDADVKTYTLTPGNNSIKVEKSGLVYIRYNGELDKNESIVKFVSGVKPAPFYRAGKTSKEDWKGMLNSYTSSPDAVLFGGKMIIVVSRRTALDNIAEDQELLLKTANNIWEWEEDFAGLDNSSALHTRNLHNHLMTESNNPEYYMAAFHYGTFYNASFAAHMLVKPKDINSWGPWHEIGHHHQQASYLWTDLMEVTVNLYSLYVQEKLGREPELKARGTWPSVVSYLALPTPSKNFDGIEDPFVKLAMFRQLWLAFGSDFYTQLHKETREKKLANGATDLQKKEFFMLRACEISGRNLTNFFQKWGMTGVSTVYPKITALGLPIPTSDLTKLQD; this comes from the coding sequence ATGAAAAAGAACTTTATATATTTTTTATTTCTTTTAGCGCTAATTTCCTGTAAGGATAGTTCCTTCGATAGGATTATCCCTGAGGATGACGATGAGTTCCCTGCGCCGGCTCCGCCTCCAACCCCGCTTCCTTATCCCCTAGATAGTGCTTTCCAACTAAAAAGCATAACATCGGCCGAGGCAGAGCGGATTCGATTGAATCAGAACTTCACAAGCAGCGATTTCATTCCGACAGGATGGTTCGCGGAAGAAGGCAGCGATCTGGTAGTGAATCTAAAAAGATTGAGTGGTGATTACTACCCGGTATTGATTATTGGAACTTACAACAGAACTGCCAACCCGGATGCCGATGTTAAAACTTATACATTGACGCCAGGGAACAATAGCATCAAAGTTGAAAAATCGGGACTAGTCTACATCCGCTATAATGGCGAGCTAGATAAAAATGAATCCATTGTGAAATTTGTATCCGGTGTTAAACCCGCTCCATTTTACCGCGCCGGAAAAACAAGTAAAGAAGATTGGAAAGGGATGTTGAATAGCTATACAAGCAGCCCGGACGCGGTGCTATTTGGCGGCAAGATGATTATTGTGGTTAGCAGACGAACAGCGTTAGACAATATTGCTGAGGATCAGGAACTGTTATTAAAAACTGCGAACAACATTTGGGAATGGGAAGAAGATTTTGCAGGTCTAGATAATTCATCAGCATTGCACACGAGAAATCTACACAACCATTTAATGACCGAGTCAAACAACCCGGAATATTATATGGCTGCATTCCACTATGGAACCTTCTATAACGCGAGCTTTGCGGCCCACATGCTTGTCAAACCGAAAGATATCAATTCTTGGGGGCCATGGCATGAGATAGGCCACCATCATCAGCAAGCATCCTACCTATGGACGGATCTGATGGAAGTAACGGTGAACCTTTATAGTCTTTACGTACAGGAAAAGCTAGGTCGCGAACCTGAATTAAAAGCTAGAGGTACCTGGCCGTCGGTGGTTAGCTATCTGGCATTACCTACCCCAAGTAAAAACTTCGACGGAATTGAAGACCCATTTGTCAAATTAGCGATGTTCAGACAACTGTGGCTTGCATTTGGATCTGATTTCTACACGCAGTTGCACAAGGAAACACGGGAAAAGAAATTGGCGAATGGAGCAACTGATCTGCAGAAGAAGGAGTTTTTTATGTTGAGAGCATGCGAAATAAGTGGCAGAAACTTAACGAATTTCTTCCAAAAATGGGGAATGACCGGTGTATCGACCGTTTATCCAAAAATTACTGCTTTAGGGCTGCCTATTCCTACTTCAGATTTAACAAAACTTCAAGATTAA
- a CDS encoding aspartate kinase: MKILKFGGTSVGSAERIKGLLDIVDPSERQIVVLSAVAGTTNALVEIGKAYLAGKKDEAKQLIVAHKDKYESLIKELFSTENGYKNGKELIDYHFNLIASLSNDLFTPVEEKVILAQGELLSTTLWHFHLEEIGIKSVLLPALDFMKIDEDNEPVIPFINEKLSAILANHPENTLFITQGYICRNAFGEIDNLRRGGSDYTASLIGAAIQADEVQIWTDIDGMHNNDPRVVKGTTPIANLSFDEAAELAYFGAKILHPQSVFPAQKYNVPVRLLNTMDPKASGTLISKDGGQKGAIRAIAAKDEITAIHIHSSRMLLAYGFLRKIFEIFERYKTPIDMITTSEVAVSLSIDDTRNLEDIIREVEDFGTVSVDRDQTIVCIVGDFGANTHGYAARVLDAVKHLPVRMISYGGSDYNVSILLNSEHKTEALRSLHNRLF, from the coding sequence ATGAAAATTCTTAAGTTCGGAGGAACATCCGTAGGAAGTGCTGAGCGTATCAAAGGTCTACTTGATATCGTAGACCCATCGGAGCGTCAGATCGTCGTGCTTTCAGCAGTGGCTGGAACCACCAATGCATTGGTTGAAATTGGAAAAGCTTACCTTGCAGGTAAGAAGGACGAGGCCAAACAGTTGATCGTTGCTCATAAGGATAAGTACGAATCGTTAATAAAGGAACTCTTCAGCACAGAGAACGGATATAAGAACGGTAAGGAATTAATCGATTATCATTTTAATTTAATTGCTTCGCTATCAAATGACTTATTTACGCCAGTTGAAGAGAAAGTTATTTTAGCGCAGGGTGAATTGCTGTCTACGACCTTGTGGCATTTTCATTTGGAAGAAATCGGGATAAAATCAGTGTTGCTACCGGCATTGGACTTTATGAAAATCGATGAAGACAACGAGCCTGTTATCCCATTCATCAATGAAAAGTTGAGTGCTATTTTAGCGAACCATCCAGAGAACACGCTGTTTATCACGCAAGGATATATTTGCCGAAATGCTTTTGGCGAAATTGATAACCTGCGCCGTGGGGGATCTGACTATACGGCATCGCTTATTGGTGCAGCCATCCAAGCTGATGAAGTCCAGATTTGGACCGATATCGATGGGATGCACAATAACGATCCGCGCGTAGTAAAAGGAACAACGCCGATTGCCAATTTAAGTTTCGACGAAGCCGCAGAGCTAGCTTATTTTGGAGCGAAAATCCTACATCCACAATCGGTATTCCCAGCGCAAAAGTATAATGTACCGGTACGCCTATTGAACACGATGGATCCGAAAGCTTCGGGCACATTGATTTCAAAAGACGGGGGACAGAAAGGCGCTATCCGCGCTATTGCTGCAAAAGATGAAATTACTGCAATCCATATTCATTCATCGCGCATGTTGTTAGCTTATGGATTCTTACGTAAGATATTTGAAATATTTGAACGCTATAAGACACCGATCGATATGATCACGACATCGGAAGTCGCAGTTTCTCTATCAATTGATGATACCCGCAATTTAGAGGATATCATCCGCGAGGTGGAAGACTTCGGAACAGTAAGCGTCGATAGAGATCAAACGATCGTTTGTATCGTAGGCGACTTCGGCGCCAATACCCACGGTTATGCGGCTCGCGTATTAGACGCGGTTAAGCATCTTCCTGTGCGTATGATTTCATATGGTGGTTCAGATTATAATGTGTCGATTCTATTGAATTCAGAGCATAAAACCGAGGCTTTACGTTCTTTACACAATAGATTGTTTTAA
- the lysA gene encoding diaminopimelate decarboxylase, which translates to MQINKISLDRLSQFETPFYYYDLELLDRTLQAAKIAADKRGFHIHYALKANFNDKVLSAIQAVGFGADCVSGNEVQKSIDMGFPADKITFAGVGKSDKEIKMALKHQIFAFNVESIEELQVIDELAAELGERANVSLRINPNVDAHTHHYITTGLDENKFGVPNSELEQAASVLRDCKNVDLVGLHFHVGSQITDMNVFKSLCVKVNEWKKWFEERGTTIKILNVGGGLGVDYHHPDENPYPDFEAYFDVFDKFLERTPQQEVHFELGRALVAQSGTLVSRVLYSKSGVKKNFLILDAGMTELMRPALYQAYHKIERLGLATETSELNYDVVGPICESSDCFGKEVTLPVSQRGDLIAIRTAGAYGEVMASKYNLREEIRYVFSDSI; encoded by the coding sequence ATGCAAATAAATAAAATTAGCCTAGACCGTTTATCGCAATTTGAAACTCCATTCTATTATTATGATTTAGAGCTTCTGGATCGCACCTTGCAGGCTGCAAAAATTGCCGCTGATAAGCGAGGCTTCCACATTCACTATGCGTTAAAAGCTAACTTTAATGATAAGGTGCTTTCGGCGATTCAAGCCGTAGGTTTTGGTGCAGACTGTGTATCAGGCAATGAGGTTCAGAAGTCGATTGATATGGGCTTTCCGGCCGATAAGATTACATTCGCAGGAGTAGGGAAGTCGGACAAGGAAATCAAGATGGCACTAAAGCATCAGATTTTTGCATTTAATGTAGAGTCTATCGAAGAGCTTCAGGTAATCGACGAGCTGGCTGCTGAATTGGGCGAGCGCGCGAATGTTTCCTTAAGGATAAACCCAAATGTAGATGCACATACGCATCACTACATTACTACGGGATTGGATGAGAATAAATTCGGTGTTCCAAATTCAGAGCTAGAGCAGGCTGCTTCTGTGCTTAGAGATTGTAAAAACGTTGATTTAGTAGGACTCCACTTCCATGTGGGTTCACAAATCACGGATATGAATGTGTTCAAGAGCCTTTGCGTAAAAGTAAATGAGTGGAAGAAGTGGTTTGAAGAACGCGGAACAACCATCAAGATATTGAATGTTGGAGGTGGACTAGGAGTGGATTATCATCATCCTGATGAGAACCCGTATCCTGATTTCGAAGCATATTTCGACGTGTTCGATAAGTTCTTAGAACGCACGCCGCAGCAAGAAGTGCACTTCGAATTAGGACGCGCTTTAGTAGCGCAGTCAGGAACTTTGGTTAGTCGCGTACTCTATAGCAAAAGCGGCGTAAAGAAAAATTTCCTAATTCTAGATGCCGGAATGACCGAACTGATGCGCCCCGCACTATACCAGGCTTATCATAAGATCGAACGCCTCGGCCTAGCAACAGAAACTAGCGAACTAAACTACGATGTCGTAGGTCCTATTTGCGAGAGCTCTGACTGCTTCGGCAAGGAAGTGACACTACCAGTATCCCAAAGAGGAGATCTAATCGCTATACGCACGGCAGGTGCCTACGGTGAAGTAATGGCCTCCAAATATAATCTGAGAGAAGAGATTAGGTATGTCTTTTCGGATAGTATTTAG